A single window of Kitasatospora sp. HUAS MG31 DNA harbors:
- a CDS encoding DNA repair helicase XPB produces MNDGPLIVQSDKTLLLEIDHPKAAECRRAIAPFAELERAPEHIHTYRVTPLGLWNARAAGHDAEQVVDALVTHSRYPVPHALLVDVADTMARYGRLQLQKHPVHGLVLSTTDRPVLEEVLRSKRIVPLVGARVDADTVVVHPSERGQIKQVLLKLGWPAEDHAGYVDGEAHPIHLEEDGWKLRPYQAQAVEGFWHGGSGVVVLPCGAGKTLVGAAAMAEAKSTTLILVTNTVSARQWKHELVKRTSLTEDEIGEYSGTRKEIRPVTIATYQVMTTKRKGVYPHLELFDARNWGLVVYDEVHLLPAPVFKFTADLQARRRLGLTATLVREDGREGDVFSLIGPKRFDAPWKEIEAQGYIAPADCCEVRVTLSESERLTYATAEPEEKYRYCSTTATKRRVVEALVKKHQGDQTLVIGQYIDQLDELGEALNAPVIKGETSNAQREKLFDAFRAKEISVLVVSKVANFSIDLPEATVAIQVSGTFGSRQEEAQRLGRVLRPKADGHAAHFYSVVARDTVDQDFAAHRQRFLAEQGYAYRIIDADDI; encoded by the coding sequence GTGAACGACGGACCGCTCATCGTCCAGAGCGACAAGACGCTCCTGCTGGAGATCGACCACCCGAAGGCCGCCGAGTGCCGCCGCGCGATCGCCCCCTTCGCCGAGCTGGAGCGGGCGCCCGAGCACATCCACACCTACCGGGTCACCCCGCTCGGCCTGTGGAACGCCCGGGCCGCCGGGCACGACGCCGAGCAGGTCGTGGACGCGCTGGTCACCCACTCCCGGTACCCGGTCCCGCACGCACTGCTGGTCGACGTCGCCGACACCATGGCCCGGTACGGCCGGCTCCAGCTGCAGAAGCACCCGGTGCACGGCCTGGTGCTCAGCACCACCGACCGCCCGGTGCTGGAGGAGGTGCTGCGCTCGAAGCGGATCGTCCCGCTGGTCGGCGCGCGGGTCGACGCGGACACCGTGGTCGTGCACCCCTCCGAGCGCGGCCAGATCAAGCAGGTGCTGCTGAAGCTGGGCTGGCCGGCCGAGGACCACGCCGGCTACGTGGACGGCGAGGCGCACCCGATCCACCTGGAGGAGGACGGCTGGAAGCTGCGCCCGTACCAGGCCCAGGCCGTGGAGGGCTTCTGGCACGGCGGCAGCGGCGTGGTGGTGCTGCCCTGCGGCGCCGGGAAGACGCTGGTGGGCGCGGCGGCGATGGCGGAGGCCAAGTCGACCACGCTGATCCTGGTCACCAACACCGTCTCGGCCCGCCAGTGGAAGCACGAGCTGGTGAAGCGGACCTCGCTGACCGAGGACGAGATCGGCGAGTACAGCGGCACCCGCAAGGAGATCCGCCCGGTCACCATCGCCACGTACCAGGTGATGACGACCAAGCGGAAGGGCGTCTACCCGCACCTGGAGCTGTTCGACGCCCGCAACTGGGGCCTGGTGGTCTACGACGAGGTGCACCTGCTGCCGGCCCCGGTGTTCAAGTTCACCGCCGACCTGCAGGCCCGGCGGCGGCTCGGCCTGACCGCCACCCTGGTGCGCGAGGACGGCCGCGAGGGCGACGTGTTCTCGCTGATCGGCCCGAAGCGCTTCGACGCGCCCTGGAAGGAGATCGAGGCGCAGGGCTACATCGCGCCGGCGGACTGCTGCGAGGTGCGGGTGACCCTGAGCGAGTCGGAGCGGCTGACGTACGCCACGGCCGAGCCGGAGGAGAAGTACCGCTACTGCTCCACCACGGCGACCAAGCGGCGGGTGGTGGAGGCGCTGGTGAAGAAGCACCAGGGCGACCAGACGCTGGTCATCGGGCAGTACATCGACCAGCTGGACGAGCTGGGCGAGGCGCTGAACGCCCCGGTGATCAAGGGCGAGACCAGCAACGCCCAGCGGGAGAAGCTGTTCGACGCGTTCCGGGCCAAGGAGATCAGCGTGCTGGTGGTCTCCAAGGTGGCCAACTTCTCGATCGACCTGCCGGAGGCCACGGTGGCCATCCAGGTCTCGGGCACCTTCGGCTCCCGGCAGGAGGAGGCGCAGCGGCTCGGCCGGGTGCTCCGCCCGAAGGCGGACGGCCACGCAGCGCACTTCTACTCAGTGGTCGCCCGGGACACCGTCGACCAGGACTTCGCGGCCCACCGGCAGCGGTTCCTGGCCGAGCAGGGCTACGCGTACCGGATCATCGAC